The proteins below are encoded in one region of Juglans microcarpa x Juglans regia isolate MS1-56 chromosome 4D, Jm3101_v1.0, whole genome shotgun sequence:
- the LOC121259495 gene encoding uncharacterized protein LOC121259495 has translation MEIQHFSHHHPLTLVLFNEVEYNRCKICWEKLATDSDHYGCKECGFYIHKSCAEFPHELQHPSHPKHLLLLELNDLEPCANCNSYMFEFKYKCPHCHESLYLCPECAFLPLTKKAENHDHPLNLMQKLLPFTCDYCLKKGNSMPYFCSTCSYMIHSKCTSLPLIIQSSTIQVEIHNHPLTLVQRFLISLTCDACGNKIENTFYFCATCSFVAHLSCAHSPSIVKVIRHKHTLNLTYSLPADQSKCRVLCHICDKTVDTNYWLYSCSSHDFVAHLHCATREEERDKKFVPNSKEDHRDKSIDLLPYIVKKTKSEGDGTEIHTEIKHLSHEHDLKLTDEL, from the coding sequence ATGGAGATTCAACATTTCAGCCACCATCATCCCTTGACGTTAGTCCTCTTCAACGAAGTGGAATATAATCGCTGTAAAATATGTTGGGAAAAATTAGCAACCGATTCTGATCATTACGGATGCAAAGAGTGCGGTTTCTACATACATAAATCATGTGCTGAATTTCCCCATGAGTTGCAGCACCCCTCACATCCCAAACATCTTCTTCTCCTCGAACTAAATGATTTGGAACCATGCGCTAATTGCAACTCCTATATGTTCGAGTTTAAATATAAGTGTCCTCATTGTCACGAGTCGTTATATCTTTGTCCTGAATGTGCATTTCTACCACTCACCAAAAAAGCTGAAAATCATGACCACCCATTGAACCTTATGCAGAAATTATTGCCGTTCACGTGTGATTATTGTTTGAAGAAAGGCAATAGCATGCCTTACTTTTGTTCCACCTGTTCGTATATGATCCACTCAAAATGTACATCTTTACCATTGATTATACAATCATCAACCATACAAGTTGAAATTCACAACCATCCATTGACCCTTGTGCAAAGATTTCTGATCTCCCTCACTTGCGATGCTTGTGGGAATAAAATCGAGAACACATTTTACTTTTGTGCCACTTGTTCATTTGTTGCCCACCTCAGTTGTGCCCATTCACCATCAATCGTCAAAGTAATAAGGCACAAGCATACTCTCAATCTCACCTACTCTCTTCCAGCTGACCAATCCAAATGTAGAGTACTGTGCCATATATGTGATAAGACGGTCGACACGAACTACTGGCTCTACAGTTGCTCAAGCCACGATTTTGTTGCTCACCTTCATTGTGCTacaagggaagaagaaagagacaAAAAGTTTGTGCCGAACTCTAAAGAAGATCACCGTGATAAATCTATTGACTTATTACCATATATTGTCAAAAAGACCAAATCAGAAGGAGACGGAACTGAAATACATACAGAAATCAAGCATTTGAGTCACGAGCATGACTTAAAACTCACCGATGAGCTTTGA